The genomic region TCCTGAGTAAGTGGCCAATACTCGTGAGTAACTATAGCATGCGGATGCCTTGTTTTGATATCCCGTGGTAACATCGTGATCGGAAAACGTCCGTATCATAGTGATCAATTGGAGGAAAATTAATGGCGAAAAGAGACTATTATGAAATACTAGGCGTACCTAAAGGCGCCTCAGATGATGAAATAAAAAAAGCTTATCGCAAGCTATCAAAAAAATACCATCCTGATATCAATAAAGAACCGGATGCTGATGAGAAATTTAAGGAAGTCACTGAAGCTTATGAAGTTTTAAGTGACTCACAAAAACGAGCAGCTTATGACCAATATGGTCATGCAAGTACCGATCCCAATTTCGGTGGTGGGGGCTTTGGTGGAGGCTTCGGTGGTAGTGGTTTTGGAGGATTTACAGGCGGTTTCGATGATATTTTCGATACTTTCTTTGGTGGCGGTGGCGGTCGTTCACGTAACCCGAACGCACCACGCCAAGGGGCAGATCTGCAGTATCGCATGAATCTCAAATTTGAAGAAGCGATTTTTGGAAAAAAAGAAACCATTCGTTACCAACGTGACGAAGAATGTGCAACCTGTCATGGGTCAGGAGCGAAACCTGGAACAGAACCAGTAACTTGTTCGAAATGTCACGGATCCGGTACTATTCAAGTTGAGCGAAATACACCGTTTGGCCGTGTCATGACCCAAGCAGTGTGTGATGTTTGTGGTGGTACTGGAGAAGAAATTCCTGAAAAATGCCCAACCTGTCATGGATCAGGGCATGTCCAAAAAACGCATTCTGTAAATGTTACCATTCCAGCCGGTGTTGAAGATGGTCAACAACTTCGACTAGCAGGACAAGGTGAAATCGGACAAAACGGCGGCCCATATGGCGATTTATATGTCGTGTTTGCAGTTGAGGAAAGTGATATTTTTGATCGCGATGGATCAGAAATTTATTATGTATTACCTATTTCCTTTGTTCAAGCGACATTGGGTACAGAGGTCGAAGTTCCAACTGTTCATGGAAACGTGAAACTAAAGATTCCTGCAGGAACACAAACGGGTACAACTTTCCGTCTAAAAGGAAAAGGTGCACCTCGCTTACGAGGAACTGTTAATGGCGATCAACACGTAAAAGTAACTATTACAACACCGAAAAATCTGAATGAAGAGCAAAAAGAGGCGCTTCATAAATTCGCAGATGCTTCTGGTGAGCTTGTATCAGATGGCCATGGTGGTTTCTTTGATAAAATGAGAGACGCTTTTAAAAAATAATCCAAAATGAAACTCAGAGGTTAGACTTTAAAGTCTAACCTCTGAGTTTCTTTAATTATAAACAATTTTTGTTTTAAGTGATTCACTATTTGAAAGGGGTTACATTTCGATAAAAGAAGTCTATAATATAACTAACAACATAAAAGGAGTGGTAGTAGATGGCAACTGTAGAGAAGTATGACAAAGCGGATTTGAAGGCAACGAATAGCTTGTTAACACGATTCAGAACAACAGTCGAAACTGCATTTTATGGCAATAATATTAAACTGGTTGATAATGTTCAAGAAGCCTATTATCTTGCGAAGGACTCTGGGAGCACCATTGTAACTGATTTATCTGTTAAACACACCGCAGATTTAGGGTTGCCAGATGAGGCGAAGGTGCTAGTGGAAAATGGTGGCAAAGTTGTAGGCCGTGCCGCCCATGCTCGAGTCATTCGTGGTGAAGATAAGGAACTCGATCTTAAAATCGAAGGAATTGTTCGTGATGCGATTTATAATAATCGCAAAACAAACTATTATGAGGCAACCGGTTATGTGGGATTAGATGAAGAATTTATGATAAAGGCTCATATTGCCTTTCCCGAAGGACAAGAAAATAACCTTTATTCCTGGTTGCTTAACTTCCAACCGACTAATGAGAAATATAATAGTATGTATAAGAATTCTAAAACATACGAAGACGGTGATATTTATATTTATACTGACCCTGACTGGAGACATCCTGATTTTCCAATCGGCCTTGCTTACTTTGAACCAGATAAAAACGTTGCCTGTATTTTAGGAATGCAATATTTTGGCGAGTTTAAAAAGGGAACGTTGACATTAGCTTGGGGAACTGCTCATCGAAACGGTTATGTTGCTTGTCATGGTGGTCAAAAAGCTTTCTACCTTGATGACGGCTCGGTTTACGTTGCTGCATTCTTTGGGTTATCCGGTTCTGGGAAATCAACTTTGACCCATGCTAAACATGAAAATAAATATGATATTGAAGTACTACATGATGATGCATTTGTTATTAATCTAAAGGATGGCTCCTCAATTGCTTTAGAACCATCTTATTTTGATAAAACTCAAGATTATCCAGCAGATCATCCTGAACAAGACTATTTTGTGACCGTTCAAAACGTGGGTGTGAGTCTTGATTTGGAAGGTAATAAGGTTTTGGTTACTGAAGATATTCGCAATGGAAATGGTCGAACTATTAAATCGCGTTATTCAACACCGAACCGGGTTGATAAATTTCCAGATCCGATTAAAGCGGTATATTGGATTATGAAAGACGACGCCTTACCACCGCTTGTAAAAGTGGAAAATCCAGTTTTAGCTTCTACTTTTGGGGCTACATTGGCTACCAAGCGATCGACTGCAGAAAGTATAAAAGTAGGTGAATCAAGAGATAATTTGGTTATTGAACCTTATGCTAATCCCTTTAGAGTTTATCCATTGGTGGAAGATTTTGATGATTTTAAAGAGCTATTAAGTCGGAAAGATATGAATTGCTATATTATTAACACGGGCTATTTCTTAGATAAAAAAATACCGAAAGAAGTAACGATTGGTGTCATTGAAAGCATGGTTGAAAATGAAGATAATTTCCAACCGTTTGGAAAAGTAGAGAGCTTAAGTTACCTAGATGTAGATGGGTTTAATCCAGATTTTACTGATAACGAATATGTAGACTTATTAAAGAGTCGGATGCAGATGCGTCTATCGTTTTTAGAGACTTTTAATAAAAATCATCAAGATAATCCTCTACCTGAAGAAGCCGTCAATTCCGTAAGAACGATTATCGATACCCTTTAAGAATGTTTGAAGAGACTAGGAGAAAAGTCCCAGTCTCTTTCAGTTTTTTTGAGTAAGAATCATTAAAAAAATACGGACGCTTTCGAATGTTTTATAGTGGGGATATGGGGGATACTTGTTACTTCGCAACAAAATTGGTATAATTTTATAATAATAGTTTTATTTAGAAAGCGAGTAGTTAAATGAATTTAGAGCAGATGAAAGAAAGACAAAAGAAAATACGGAATTTTTCCATTATAGCCCATATTGATCATGGGAAATCTACATTAGCTGACCGCATCTTACAACAGACCGATACGGTTGCTGATCGTGAGATGCAGCAACAATTGTTGGATTCCATGGACTTGGAACGTGAACGTGGTATCACGATTAAGTTGAATGCAGTAGAATTAACTTATACAGCACAAGATGGCGAAGAATATATATTTCACCTAATCGATACGCCAGGGCATGTCGACTTTACTTATGAAGTTTCGCGTAGTTTAGCTGCCTGTGAAGGTGCCGTTTTGGTAGTGGATGCTGCTCAAGGAGTAGAAGCACAAACATTAGCGAACGTTTATTTAGCAATTGATAATGATTTGGAGATTATCCCAGTCATTAATAAAATTGACTTACCGGCTGCAGATCCAGAACGTGTTAAAACTGAAATTGAAGAAGTTGTAGGAATAGATGCGAGTGAAGTAGTCTTAGCAAGTGCTAAATCAGGAATTGGTATTTCCGAATTATTAGAACAAATTGTCGAAAAAATACCTGCTCCAGAAGGTGATTTAGAAGAGCCTCTTCAAGCCTTGGTATTTGATTCCGCTTATGACCCTTATCGTGGTGTCGTATTGAATATCCGTGTTCAAAATGGCGTTTTACGTCCCGGTGATAAAATCAAGATGATGTCAAATGATAAAGAGTTTGACGTAACAGAAGTGGGTATCTTTTCACCTAAACCCATTAAGCGTGATTTCTTAATGGTAGGAGACGTGGGTTACGTTACAGCCAGTATTAAAACCATTAAAGATGCTCGTGTTGGTGATACAGTCACTTTAGCAAACAATCCAACTGAAAAAGCTTTGGAAGGTTATCGTACTTTGAATCCAATGGTTTATTGTGGGATTTACCCTGTTGATTCTTCAGATTTTAATGACTTACGGGAAGCTTTAGAAAAACTTCAACTGAATGATGCTTCCTTGCAATTCGAAGCAGAATCTTCTCAAGCACTTGGCTTTGGCTTTCGTACAGGGTTTTTAGGAATGTTACATATGGATGTTATCCAAGAACGCCTAGAACGTGAATTTGATTTGAGTATTATTACAACTGCTCCATCGGTTATTTATAATATTAATAAAACAGATGGTACAACGATTTCAATTGACAACCCGTCTGAAATGCCAGATGCAAGCGAAATTGAAACGATTGAAGAACCATATGTTAAAGCAACCATTATGGTACCGAATGACTATGTGGGTGCTGTTATGGAAATTGCCCAAAGAAAACGTGGTAATTTCTTAACGATGGACTATCTAGATGACTCGCGTGTAAATGTGGTTTATGAAATACCTTTAGCAGAAATAATATTTGATTTCTTTGATAACCTTAAATCTAGTACTAAGGGCTATGCGTCACTTGATTATGAAATGACTGGTTATCGCGAAAGCCGTCTAGTTAAAATGGAAATTTTACTTAACGGTGAGCAAGTTGATGCTTTGAGTACAATTATCCATCGCGATGCGGCTTATCATCGTGGGCGTGCTATTACCGAGAAATTACGTGAAATTATTCCGCGTCAGCAATTTGAAGTTCCTATTCAAGCTGCGATTGGGCATAAAATACTTGCTCGAACAACGATTAAAGCTTTGCGTAAAAATGTGTTAGCCAAATGTTATGGTGGAGATGTGTCTCGAAAACGTAAGTTATTAGAGAAACAAAAAGAAGGTAAAAAACGTATGAAACAAATTGGTTCAGTAGAAGTACCTCAAGAAGCCTTTATGGCTGTATTACAATTAGATGAAGAGTAAAAATCAACGAACAAGACTGGCATTTCTTCTTAGCTGAAGAAATGTCAGTCTATTTTTTACTTTTTATATGATAGAATAGAAAAAAGTGTTGGAATGGGGATGGGAAATGTGAAGACTGATATTCAAATTGCACAAGAAAATGATATGCTACCAATTATTGATATTGCGAATCAAATAGGGTTGAAACAGGCAGATTTAAATCTGTACGGAAACTATAAAGCAAAAATAAATTGGGATGCCGTTGATAAATTAAGAGATAATAAATCGGGTAAACTTGTGTTAGTCACCGCAATTAGCCCGACACCTGCTGGAGAAGGAAAATCGACCGTTACAGTAGGTTTAGGAGACGCCCTAACAAAGGCAGGGCAACGGACGATGATTGCCTTGCGTGAGCCTTCTATGGGTCCTACAATGGGAATGAAAGGTGGAGCGGCAGGAGGTGGCTATGCACAAGTACAGCCTATGGAAGAAATTAATTTACACTTTACAGGTGACTTCCATGCGATTACTTCCGCCAATAATGCACTCGCTGCTTTCATTGATAATCACTTGCAACAAGGTAATGAATTGGACATTGATGAGCGCCGTATTACTTGGAAACGGGTTATGGATATAAATGACCGTGCACTTAGAAATATCATTGTGGGTCTAGGTGGCCCAACGAATGGGGTTCCTCGTGAAGATGGCTTTGATATTACAGTGGCGAGTGAAATAATGGCAATCCTTTGTTTAGCAACATCTATAGCGGATTTGAAGGAACGGATTGGCAATATCGTTTTTGGTTATGATAGACAGCGGCGTCCTTTGACGGTCCGTGATTTAAAAATGGAGGGTGCCCTAACGTTGATCTTAAAAGATGCGCTAGAACCCAATTTGGTTCAAACGCTTTATCATACCCCTGCCCTTGTTCATGGGGGACCGTTTGCGAATATTGCTCACGGGTGTAATAGTGTCATTGCGACTCAAACAGCTTTAAAATTAGCTGATTATGTTGTAACTGAAGCTGGTTTCGGAGCTGATTTAGGTGCAGAGAAATTTTTAGATATCAAGGTCCCTGTATTGGGTAAGACGCCGGATGTTATTGTTATTGTCGCTACTATCCGTTCTTTAAAAATGCACGGAGGTATTAAAGTAGCCGATTTAAAAAATACTACGGATCCAAGTGCGGTTAAAAGAGGTTTTAGTAACTTAAAAAAACATATTGAGAATATGCAGCGCTATCATGTGCCAGTTGTAGTAGCGATTAATGCCTTTACACAAGACACAAAAGAAGAAGTAGCCGTTGTTGAGGCTGAATGTGAACGATTAGGTGTTTCTTGCCAAGTAACCGATGTATGGGGACAAGGTCCAGAAGGTGGTTTAAAATTAGCAGAAGCGGTTGTCAAAGCCTCTGAAAATAAACAAGACTACACTCCCTTGTATGAATGTTCAAATACGATAATAGAAGAGAAAATCAGTCGAATTGTAAAAGAAATTTATGGTGGAGAAGAAGTTCTTTATACACCTAAAGCACGTCAGCAATTGAAACAATTCACAAAGAATGGTTGGGATAAACTCCCCGTTTGTATGGCTAAAACCCAGTACTCACTATCAGATGATCCAAAAAAATTGGGGCGTCCACAAGGGTTTACAATTACAATCCGTGAATTTGTACCCAAAATTGGCGCCGGTTTTATTGTTGCTATGACAGGAGATATTCTGACCATGCCAGGCTTACCAAAACAACCTGCGGCTTTGAACATGGATGTTTTAGAAGATGGGACAGTAACCGGTCTATTTTAAAAGTGGATATAAAGCACTAAAAATACTAGTATTTAAAAGAAACTGAGGGTTGACTCGAAAATGAAAGATTTAAAAGCAGTTGGATTATCAAAGACGTATGGCATGAAAAAACTTTTTGAAGATATTACTTTTACAATTCGTGAAGGTGAATATGTTGGATTGATTGGGCAAAATGGTAGTGGTAAAAGTACCCTAATGAAAATAATTGCTGGTGAAGATTCAGCTGATACTGGGACTATTGAAACATCTAAAGACTACCGCATCAATTATCTCCCCCAAGATCCCATTTTAGATGAGTCGCAAACTATTTTCGAGGCCTTATATTCAAGTGAAACACCACTTATCCAAACTATTCGCCGTTATGAAGAGGCCATCAATAATTTTGCAAATTATAGTGAAGATATCCGTTACCAAGAGGCCTATGCACATGCCGAACAAGAAATGAATCGATTAGACGCGTGGCAAACGGAAACGCAGTATAAAACAATCTTAAATAAATTAGGCATTTCAGATTTAAATCTTAAAATCGGTAATCTGTCAGGTGGCCAAAGAAAGAGAATTGGCCTTGCCAAAGTTCTGATGCAAGCACCTGATCTGTTGTTATTAGATGAGCCAACGAACCATTTAGATGTAGGTGCAATTGTATGGCTTGAAAAATACCTTTCTCAATATAGAGGAGCGCTTCTATTAGTTACGCATGACCGTTACTTTTTAGAACGTGTAACGAATCAAATGATTGAGCTTAAAAATGGCGCTGTTGAAACCTATTCAGGTAATTACGCTTCTTATCTCGAACAAAAAGCAGAAAGAGAAGCCATTCAACAAAAAATGACAGAGAAACAAGCGAAACTTTATAAAAGTGAACTAGCTTGGATGCGAAAAGGTGCAAAAGCCCGGACAACTAAGCAACAGGCGCGTATCCATCGTTTTGAAAGTTTAGAAACAGAAGTCAAATCTGCTACTGGAGAAGAACAACAACTTGAAATCAATTTTGACAGTTCCCGTCTAGGAAGACGTGTCTTCCAATTGGAAGAT from Jeotgalibaca dankookensis harbors:
- the dnaJ gene encoding molecular chaperone DnaJ, coding for MAKRDYYEILGVPKGASDDEIKKAYRKLSKKYHPDINKEPDADEKFKEVTEAYEVLSDSQKRAAYDQYGHASTDPNFGGGGFGGGFGGSGFGGFTGGFDDIFDTFFGGGGGRSRNPNAPRQGADLQYRMNLKFEEAIFGKKETIRYQRDEECATCHGSGAKPGTEPVTCSKCHGSGTIQVERNTPFGRVMTQAVCDVCGGTGEEIPEKCPTCHGSGHVQKTHSVNVTIPAGVEDGQQLRLAGQGEIGQNGGPYGDLYVVFAVEESDIFDRDGSEIYYVLPISFVQATLGTEVEVPTVHGNVKLKIPAGTQTGTTFRLKGKGAPRLRGTVNGDQHVKVTITTPKNLNEEQKEALHKFADASGELVSDGHGGFFDKMRDAFKK
- a CDS encoding phosphoenolpyruvate carboxykinase (ATP); protein product: MATVEKYDKADLKATNSLLTRFRTTVETAFYGNNIKLVDNVQEAYYLAKDSGSTIVTDLSVKHTADLGLPDEAKVLVENGGKVVGRAAHARVIRGEDKELDLKIEGIVRDAIYNNRKTNYYEATGYVGLDEEFMIKAHIAFPEGQENNLYSWLLNFQPTNEKYNSMYKNSKTYEDGDIYIYTDPDWRHPDFPIGLAYFEPDKNVACILGMQYFGEFKKGTLTLAWGTAHRNGYVACHGGQKAFYLDDGSVYVAAFFGLSGSGKSTLTHAKHENKYDIEVLHDDAFVINLKDGSSIALEPSYFDKTQDYPADHPEQDYFVTVQNVGVSLDLEGNKVLVTEDIRNGNGRTIKSRYSTPNRVDKFPDPIKAVYWIMKDDALPPLVKVENPVLASTFGATLATKRSTAESIKVGESRDNLVIEPYANPFRVYPLVEDFDDFKELLSRKDMNCYIINTGYFLDKKIPKEVTIGVIESMVENEDNFQPFGKVESLSYLDVDGFNPDFTDNEYVDLLKSRMQMRLSFLETFNKNHQDNPLPEEAVNSVRTIIDTL
- the lepA gene encoding translation elongation factor 4, yielding MNLEQMKERQKKIRNFSIIAHIDHGKSTLADRILQQTDTVADREMQQQLLDSMDLERERGITIKLNAVELTYTAQDGEEYIFHLIDTPGHVDFTYEVSRSLAACEGAVLVVDAAQGVEAQTLANVYLAIDNDLEIIPVINKIDLPAADPERVKTEIEEVVGIDASEVVLASAKSGIGISELLEQIVEKIPAPEGDLEEPLQALVFDSAYDPYRGVVLNIRVQNGVLRPGDKIKMMSNDKEFDVTEVGIFSPKPIKRDFLMVGDVGYVTASIKTIKDARVGDTVTLANNPTEKALEGYRTLNPMVYCGIYPVDSSDFNDLREALEKLQLNDASLQFEAESSQALGFGFRTGFLGMLHMDVIQERLEREFDLSIITTAPSVIYNINKTDGTTISIDNPSEMPDASEIETIEEPYVKATIMVPNDYVGAVMEIAQRKRGNFLTMDYLDDSRVNVVYEIPLAEIIFDFFDNLKSSTKGYASLDYEMTGYRESRLVKMEILLNGEQVDALSTIIHRDAAYHRGRAITEKLREIIPRQQFEVPIQAAIGHKILARTTIKALRKNVLAKCYGGDVSRKRKLLEKQKEGKKRMKQIGSVEVPQEAFMAVLQLDEE
- a CDS encoding formate--tetrahydrofolate ligase, encoding MKTDIQIAQENDMLPIIDIANQIGLKQADLNLYGNYKAKINWDAVDKLRDNKSGKLVLVTAISPTPAGEGKSTVTVGLGDALTKAGQRTMIALREPSMGPTMGMKGGAAGGGYAQVQPMEEINLHFTGDFHAITSANNALAAFIDNHLQQGNELDIDERRITWKRVMDINDRALRNIIVGLGGPTNGVPREDGFDITVASEIMAILCLATSIADLKERIGNIVFGYDRQRRPLTVRDLKMEGALTLILKDALEPNLVQTLYHTPALVHGGPFANIAHGCNSVIATQTALKLADYVVTEAGFGADLGAEKFLDIKVPVLGKTPDVIVIVATIRSLKMHGGIKVADLKNTTDPSAVKRGFSNLKKHIENMQRYHVPVVVAINAFTQDTKEEVAVVEAECERLGVSCQVTDVWGQGPEGGLKLAEAVVKASENKQDYTPLYECSNTIIEEKISRIVKEIYGGEEVLYTPKARQQLKQFTKNGWDKLPVCMAKTQYSLSDDPKKLGRPQGFTITIREFVPKIGAGFIVAMTGDILTMPGLPKQPAALNMDVLEDGTVTGLF
- a CDS encoding ABC-F family ATP-binding cassette domain-containing protein translates to MKDLKAVGLSKTYGMKKLFEDITFTIREGEYVGLIGQNGSGKSTLMKIIAGEDSADTGTIETSKDYRINYLPQDPILDESQTIFEALYSSETPLIQTIRRYEEAINNFANYSEDIRYQEAYAHAEQEMNRLDAWQTETQYKTILNKLGISDLNLKIGNLSGGQRKRIGLAKVLMQAPDLLLLDEPTNHLDVGAIVWLEKYLSQYRGALLLVTHDRYFLERVTNQMIELKNGAVETYSGNYASYLEQKAEREAIQQKMTEKQAKLYKSELAWMRKGAKARTTKQQARIHRFESLETEVKSATGEEQQLEINFDSSRLGRRVFQLEDVTLKAGDKTILEHFNHIFQAKDRIGIVGENGSGKTTILNLLAREKEAASGIVTVGETVKIGYYRQIMEPFPEDKRVITYLQEVAEEARIADGTIVSVTELLETFLFTRDMHGSLIRTLSGGERRRLYLLKLLMSQPNVLLFDEPTNDLDIETLTVLEDYLQSFPGAALVVSHDRYFLDKVAEKLLVVDGTEGPFLFYGSMSDYLEVADELSKEVTLKDNKAKEKPEIKSDKAKLTYSEQLEWDSIEEEIMLLEERVEELKASMLEHVSDFVKLGDLQKEVDEQEEILAKKWHRYEYLSTFTSET